From the Candidatus Spechtbacterales bacterium genome, one window contains:
- a CDS encoding CPBP family intramembrane glutamic endopeptidase: MKRATKWIFTVLAFGILIYNMSVPWIRDYSISIYRALPNSGALLIEALLIQIAAIGVVAFLHKRRPQPYAWSAKTWINTRRKKKELNCSRKEAYRALKPEEKFPEVNVNFAALDIPYLRMLFIPLLFMSLPFLATIEELIFRNGKNTILSVLIFSMLFALAHVPSGFSVIDALLSFGVGMLFAAHYLIGGIGEAILLHTAINVSGVAILVWMKVVWPDVKPFFERLSLYKTANNSLENELRGAHQ; the protein is encoded by the coding sequence ATGAAGCGCGCTACAAAGTGGATATTCACCGTACTAGCTTTTGGAATTCTCATATACAACATGAGTGTTCCCTGGATACGGGACTACTCCATAAGCATCTACAGGGCATTGCCGAACTCCGGCGCACTACTGATTGAAGCACTGCTAATTCAGATAGCCGCGATTGGAGTAGTTGCTTTTCTCCACAAACGACGTCCGCAACCTTATGCATGGAGTGCAAAGACGTGGATAAATACACGGCGAAAGAAAAAGGAGCTTAACTGCAGCCGGAAGGAAGCTTACAGGGCACTCAAGCCCGAAGAAAAATTCCCTGAGGTCAATGTGAATTTTGCAGCACTGGATATTCCGTATCTACGCATGCTGTTTATTCCATTACTCTTTATGAGCTTGCCCTTCTTGGCAACGATTGAAGAGCTGATTTTCAGGAATGGAAAGAATACTATTCTTTCTGTGTTGATCTTCAGTATGCTGTTTGCTCTCGCACATGTTCCGTCCGGATTCAGTGTTATTGATGCACTGCTCTCCTTCGGGGTTGGTATGCTGTTCGCAGCACACTACCTGATTGGAGGGATTGGGGAAGCCATACTTCTTCACACAGCAATCAACGTTTCAGGCGTTGCAATTCTTGTGTGGATGAAAGTTGTATGGCCGGATGTAAAGCCCTTCTTTGAACGTCTTTCGCTATACAAAACAGCAAACAACTCCCTGGAAAATGAACTCCGGGGAGCGCACCAATAA